One genomic window of Cyprinus carpio isolate SPL01 chromosome A23, ASM1834038v1, whole genome shotgun sequence includes the following:
- the LOC109096210 gene encoding potassium voltage-gated channel subfamily A member 1-like codes for MCDGHPSAVGGSSHVYKPQYARRGREDWTEKVVIRKREDARQAGGCGRLEPVEEARLPLPLRRSSCMDDHFSLLHSPPPSSSKHRGNNLVNHGYTENEQDIMTIVACDNMLEESAALPGHHSLERYEPDHECCERVVINISGLRFETQLKTLSQFPETLLGDPKKRMRYFDPLRNEYFFDRNRPSFDAILYYYQSGGRIRRPVNVPIDIFSEEIRFYELGEEAMEKFREDEGFIKDEVRPLPSNEFQRQVWLLFEYPESSGPARGIAIVSVLVILISIVIFCLETLPEFRDDRDLKTVAPLLNVTNPYLTSPFSDPFFVVETLCIIWFSFELLVRFFACPSKATFSKNIMNIIDIVAIIPYFITLGTELAERQGNGQQAMSLAILRVIRLVRVFRIFKLSRHSKGLQILGQTLKASMRELGLLIFFLFIGVILFSSAVYFAEADDPDSGFSSIPDAFWWAVVTMTTVGYGDMHPVTIGGKIVGSLCAIAGVLTIALPVPVIVSNFNYFYHRETEGEEQEQCLHVGS; via the coding sequence ATGTGTGATGGGCATCCGAGCGCCGTGGGCGGGAGCAGTCATGTTTATAAACCACAGTACGCGCGCCGTGGGCGGGAAGACTGGACTGAGAAGGTAGTGATTCGAAAGCGAGAGGACGCGCGGCAGGCGGGCGGCTGTGGCAGACTGGAGCCTGTGGAGGAGGCGCGGCTTCCACTGCCCCTCCGCCGAAGCAGCTGTATGGACGACCACTTTAGCCTCCTCCACTCGCCTCCGCCTTCCTCAAGCAAGCACCGGGGCAACAACCTCGTGAACCACGGCTACACCGAAAACGAGCAAGACATCATGACAATTGTTGCATGCGACAACATGCTGGAGGAGTCGGCGGCGCTGCCCGGGCACCACTCTCTGGAGCGCTACGAGCCAGACCACGAGTGCTGCGAGAGAGTTGTCATCAATATTTCGGGCTTGCGCTTCGAGACGCAGCTCAAAACCCTGTCCCAGTTCCCCGAGACTTTACTTGGCGACCCCAAGAAGAGAATGCGCTACTTTGACCCACTTAGAAACGAGTATTTCTTTGACAGGAATCGGCCGAGCTTCGAtgccattttatattattaccaaTCCGGCGGGCGTATAAGGAGACCCGTGAACGTTCCCATAGACATTTTCTCCGAGGAGATACGCTTTTATGAGCTCGGGgaggaggccatggagaaatttCGAGAGGATGAGGGGTTTATAAAGGATGAGGTGCGTCCGTTGCCCTCTAATGAATTTCAGCGACAGGTGTGGCTGCTGTTTGAGTACCCGGAGAGCTCGGGTCCGGCCAGGGGCATCGCGATCGTCTCGGTGCTGGTCATTTTGATATCCATCGTCATCTTTTGTCTGGAAACGTTACCCGAGTTCCGGGACGACAGAGACCTGAAGACGGTCGCCCCACTTCTGAACGTAACTAACCCTTACCTTACGAGTCCCTTCTCTGACCCGTTCTTTGTCGTTGAGACTCTGTGCATCATCTGGTTCTCATTTGAGCTGCTCGTGCGTTTCTTCGCGTGCCCCAGCAAAGCCACGTTCTCCAAGAACATCATGAACATCATTGACATCGTGGCCATCATACCCTATTTCATCACTCTGGGGACAGAGCTCGCGGAAAGGCAAGGCAACGGCCAGCAGGCGATGTCCTTGGCCATTCTTAGGGTCATCAGACTCGTCCGCGTGTTTCGGATTTTCAAACTCTCGCGGCACTCCAAAGGGCTCCAGATTTTGGGGCAAACGCTCAAAGCCAGCATGCGAGAGCTGGGATTGCTGATCTTCTTTCTCTTCATCGGGGTCATCTTATTCTCGAGCGCCGTCTACTTCGCCGAGGCGGATGATCCCGACTCGGGCTTCAGCAGCATCCCTGATGCGTTCTGGTGGGCGGTGGTTACCATGACGACCGTGGGATACGGCGACATGCACCCGGTCACCATAGGAGGCAAAATCGTCGGCTCCCTGTGTGCTATTGCGGGCGTGTTAACCATCGCTTTGCCAGTGCCAGTCATCGTGTCCAATTTCAACTACTTTTACCACAGAGAGACTGAGGGAGAGGAGCAGGAGCAGTGCCTCCACGTCGGCAGCTGA